The stretch of DNA tctttctctcttttcctctttcttctttcggatcatttcaaatgaaactaatgactatttcaatcgacggagaaaGTGACGGAGAgaaagactctttcctttccttcagcgtctcaattgaaattggcACCGcatggtagttttctaataccgcaagccgtagttagaacggcaatggcatccaataaatacgttacgcaagttccaatcaatgcattaaaaaaaaatcctagtTGATTGTGTTTTAACTCCCAACACTTGGTGAGCGAAATACGTAAAGAACAGATGAAAGCTTACAAATTGTAAAGGTATACAATAGATAAATAGATGAAagtatagatgaaaaaaaaaaaacaaaaatgtttcaaattacGCGAAATAACCTGGGCATATTAAGTTAACAATATACTGAGTTCACTTGGATGGTGAGAATGCCATCCaagtttttttgaagtagaatacttctctcaggaagttcggctgcatagggatgtgaaatgaaaatctaaaaccgaaaaaagtgaaaaatatgtccaatttcaaatgctaataaatcggttagtattcgatggatttccttcgttcttgcagcaatagattggaaaatcttctaagattcttcccaaaataagataattgtaatttcattattcacactattgtactattgaaaatagtcaagccttgtcaaaaggaaaaattcgacctctgattggtcgttatatgcttgcttcccaagcacggtcgacgggatcatataccttgcaattgaaaacatgctatttagcctatataagagcctgtttcagccggagccgctcataatagttctagacagcgacaacagcagtcgtccttccttagcagcagcactaaccctgtggttggtcaccacgtctcaggagcagcgcggtttttctcagcgtatgtcgccagacagccattattccccccgtgttggggcatgaagattgccatcaggaaatccaattttggaaatcaaaatgcctttttcaaggcgaataaacaagtcattgaaagttaataatttttgtcaacgcaagcaagcattctgtgttgcatcctagcaattcagaTTTGttgcacccgtctaatttactgaatgtgaaatagcttccacagatgcatgttgtccgtgtatcttaattcccccaatgttagggcagctcaaaggttgtaattagcaaccgattttgaaccgcaaaatgcttttatgaaggcaaataaaaaaataattgaaggttaatacttttctggcatcaacacaagcagacattctgtgcgggatgcaatcaaattctgttgtagttgtctaatttttactttatttagtaaagcccccactgtaggggcgaATGGCGCAAAGGCTGGGATCAGCAttaccaactttgaataacaaactgccctgttagaccgcattcacaaagacagttagttcgagtATGcggagctaatatgaagtcgattcaatcaatcagcagtaacagaatttcgtcgtcccccagctgccaagttgcaacatgatgcaacacgcaacagcgagcaaacgaaatcgcgcgacgttacaaaccgcaataagatacgggttaaaaccgttgcgtgtgtgagagcaccatcggtgtttattcgctagatacagaaatcaaatgcgaattgtggaataatttgtctgaagaacactagggaatggaacaactgaactgatagggcgtggcctattacgtagcacccttcggctataaaagagtgtttctgggaaaactagctacattcattagtcggaaggtgaactggatggaccgtccacaacgttgacagcagcagcagcagatatcagcactcagcggtaacagaatatatcagcgggttgcgcctgtggctgccctgaaattaaacaaatcacttgccctgtggttggtcaccacgtctcaggcctctgcctgagaacgaacgccaacgcgagcgatcgggcgagatttttgccgtacatcagccggcacttcctctaatggaaaagttggatcattttgttcagaagaatattactgtcggtaatattacagagctgtgattgcattatatccgatatggaattgaacaattgttcttttgaggacaaataaaacacttaatttgaagagtttatagttttgggtaccagtagcagtatggtaacagcctcagcggtaagtgcagccggtacttccatgaggcggatgttataaggaagtaaatggaagcggcatggcgaaacagttcgggtgtgcttagacgcgcgtcatttttcgttgttgatattattccccacatgaaacgaagcgctttcgtgcgatagcggcggtattagcggtagatgcatttgccaacacttactccagtaaagccgtgtctaattttcaatgtgaaaacacctttctattgtgttggccgtgcacattaggcctctgccaggctaaacgcgaaaagcggcgtgaaccgtttcgcccggccgtaggttaatgtgcagccgtaagtagagctgtgtaaaagtattctacttcaacctcgcggtcgtggctttgcacacaaccctcctgtgatttttagttTCAAAATCACATTATTAATTAATGTAGATAAAATCTCTTAATGCAGAACTTATAGAACAATCTTTTCGTATAATACGACCTTTTAGGATGATGCACCTAACAATGAAGCAATGACATGAaggcatttatttttttttcatgtgaaGCAACGATAATAAGCTCATCCCTGCAAAAACAAGACAGCGAACCTCGTTTCTAATGAAGAGCAAGCAAGTAACATCAATCATTCAAGCAACCATTAACGTAGCTTGTTGTCGCTTCTCCAATTTTTAATCGGTGCACGGCATGGCAGCCAGAGCCTTTTGGCATAATCCATTTAACAGCCTACCGTGCCGCTTTTTTCCCCAAAGTGCCAGGAAGAAACGGTGTACCGTTAATTTCGATTGCAATTGCACTTGAACAGGCGTCGAAACCGCACCTCTCATTATTACAGACACCAGGGCAAGCCAAATTAACTTTCAAACGCTTTCGTAAAACCGTTTCTGCGGTAACTGTCGCTGGTGAGGGTGCCATAAAGAGTTCATTAAATTCATCACGCGGATGGATTCTACCAACTTGTCAGCCAGCTCGCAATATTCGCGCCACCCCCGCATCACCACCGCACTCATAAACTTGTAACATCGGGGCAAATCCAagtgtttaataaaaaaaacgtcCCACCGCAATTGTGGTCATTATCACGGCAACATCGTCCTCGCCCAGAGCAACATCTGCCCTGGTCCTGTTTTATTTCTGATAGATTGATTGATTGCAATGCTTCATATCACGGTTGGTGAAGATGCCATGAAATGTTGTGGCTTTTTTTACAGTTTACTTTAACCATAGCCATTAAATCACAAAAAAGAAACTGGTAACTAGGGTGATTCAATAATCATTTTCATGAAGGACATGTCAGTGTAATGGAACCGCATAGTTGTGAAAATTATGAAAGTTGAGTAAATCATGatacaaacaaacaattttaaattcaacCGGAGGTAATTTATGCATTGCTTGCATATAAATTATATTAACGTTCTCAATTAACATTGATTTTCTGCTGCAATACGGTGTGAAGCACCACTTTCCAAACTATTGATTTTGCAAATTCATTCAATCTAATCTCTGAAATTTTAGCATGTCCTTGATTGTGGTCAAACGAGTCTCCTGTTGCCATTTGACAAACTAACTGCACCAAAAGAAAAggcaagaaaatattcgatgCAAACCGAAAGCATCGCCAAATGCACTCCGAAACTCTTTCGATCCAGAACACCCCATTAGCTAAAGTGGTTCTCACTCTAATAGAAATTGATGATCCCGTTCGATGTCCTCGTGCTTCCTTAACAACGTGCGCGTTGCGTTGGCGGCTGGAGATGGTCTCTTATCGATAGCTGACCCCGATTCCCAGCGACCGTGACATGCCAGCCAGCCCCGAGCCGGCTCTGAACTTCCCGCTTCTCAATCATATTCCGAGATCTCTGCACCAGACCGCCGCCATTCGTCTTGCCAGCCACCTCACAGCCAGACCGAGACTTGACCGGACGATAAACGAGCTTATCATCAATCATATTTAGCGCTAACCGATTTGTATAACTTTTGTTCGCTTTTCTCCGTTTCTTTTTGCAGATTGCATCGCCCGCATCAGGAGCATCACAAAATGCAAGAGCAGCCGGAACAGTTACAACTCCATTCAGACTAGACTAGACCTTGCCGGTACTTGATGAAACTGTAGCTGACGGAACCTGAATCGATAATACGCGTGGAACGCGTTGCGAAGAAGCTCTCTGAAGAGCCACAACGAATGACGACGAAACATTTCAATTACTCCCGAATGAGATCTTGCTTCGATCTCAGTTAGTCTACGCaaaatttttgacagttttgttGCTAGTTTATAGTGTTAAGTTTGATTATCGTTAGTTGACTAGTAGTTAAAGTTGATCCAAATGAAAATGTTACACAATCTAGGATTTCTGCTTTCGACGCTTCTGCTAATCGTGCGTTCCGCGGTGGCACAGTGTCCCTGGCAACGAGAGGTGCCCGATCTGCAAACATCCTGTCTTTGTGCCTACAACCTCGGACAGGAGCTGTCTGTGCAATGTGATCAAGTAAGTAGTACAACCAAGCAGCAACGCTCTAAAAACCGTTAACTATCTTTTTTCTTGTAACAGGTTGAATTTCCGATATTAGTGGAAGCCTTAGATAAGTATGCTCGATCGACTCCTCTTGATCTGTTGTACATCAATAATTCCACCATCGAAAAGCTGGAGGCAAATGTTTTCGAAAACCTTAAGTTGTTCAATGTTCAGCTAAGCAGTTGCGACATGCGTAAGATCGACGATATGGCCTTCAAAGGCCAGGAGAATATCCTGAAGAACTTGAACCTGCAGGATAACCTGCTGGATGAGGTTCCGATAAGAGCgttgaaaattttgaacattttaaacCTGCTGGATTTGTCCAAAAATCGGATTCACACCATTCCAAACGATGCCTTCAACGGCCTAGCCAAATTGTCTACGCTTAAGCTAAGTGACAACAATGTCACGCTGGCACCTTTTGCCTTCAGAGGTTTGGAAAGTAGTTTGAAAAATCTCAACCTAAAAGGTACGAAACAGAAAAGAGTCCCGGAAGCAGTTCGCGGTCTTAAAATGCTGGCTTTTCTGGATCTCTCTCAAAATGGCATCCGCGAACTGCCGGGATCGGCTGGGATGCGTACCTTCGAAGGTTTGGATTCCCTCACAGCTCTGAACCTGGAACGAAACCTTATCCAGAATCTTGGAGAGACTGCCTTTTCCGGTGTTCGTAAGACGCTGAGCTCGTTGAGCTTGCTGAACAATTTGCTGGCGGAGTTTCCTGTCGGTGCTATCCACTCGCTGCGTGAGCTGCGAGTCTTGGACATTGGTTTCAACCTGCTAACTGCCTTGCCGGAGACTGCATTCCGCGGTAATCCGGCCGTCACTTTGCTAGCCCTTGATGGCAACCCGCTTCCAACAGTGCCTGAGAAAGCTCTGCTACATCTTAATAGAACTTTGCGGGGACTATCGCTCGGAGGTAGATTCCTGCACTGTGACTGTAAGCTACGTTGGGTAGCCGAGTGGATTCGTAATGGCGATTTACAAGTATTTTGATAAGTTCCGGGCTTATGTTTAATCAACTCAACTGACAATCTTCCATTATAGGTAACATCCCGTGAACGCAACCCACAATTCTGCGGGTCTCCGAATCGCTTTCGCGATCGAGGCTTCTACTCTATCCAACCTGAAGAACTTACCTGCCCAGACGCTGAAGTCAGTCTCGACGGGCCAGTGGGGATCGTTGACTCCCTGGTGCCAAAAACAACAACCACCCCTCGAGTGACCACGATTCTCACAACTCTGCCACCAACAACTTCGATTGGCACAACGAATACAACGGTCAATAGCTCGATTGCAGTTTCCACGACGTCACCCACAACCACATCCGTATCCTCATCGTCTCCATCGCAGGAGACTTCAGCGACAAACTCCACCACCGACAGCACGACGGCCCTGACAACAACAACGCATTCAACAACTAAGCAGAGCACAGCAGCTACCACAAAAGCTAGTGTTACGAAGAACTGgcgcaacaacaacaactcaCCACCACACAAACAAAGACCTCCTTTGGTGCTGGGATTCCCACCGCAACGGGGTACTCAAATCGATGATTCCAAAGAGGTTCAAGTTAAAAATGCTTTTAGGTAAGGCGTCAGAGCTTTCACCGTTGCTCAAACTAATTTTAATTCGATTCCTTCTCCCGCAGCTCCCGACAGGACAGCTCGGTCATCATCCAGTGGGACTCGGACACCGCTAACATTCTAGGCTTCCGTGTTGTTTATCGCCTGTTCGGCGATAAGAGTTTCAAACAAGGACCACCCCTAGAAGCCAGCGAGCGGGAGTTCAAAATCAAAAACGTTCCATCGGCCGAGTGCTTCATCGTATGCGTTGTGTCCCTGGAGGAGATCAGCGTTACGCCGGAAAATGTGCCTTACAGCCAGTGTCGTGAAGTGCGAACAGTGGCTTCCCCGGCATCAAACATGGACAAGATCACGATCGCAGCCAGTGCTGCCATCTGCGGTACAATCGCGATTGCCGTGATCGTCTTCATCGCAGCTACCAGGTAAGCCTATTACCCTTCCCTTTAGAAACTTCACTAGTAATTTCGATCCATTCGTGTCCCTCTAATGCACCTTCTTCATCAATCACTGCACACCACACCCACCACAACTGCTGCTGGTTACGCTTCTACATCGAAAGGATTCTTTTCAGACGGCAAAGGAAACGGCTGCAGTCGCTGTCACAGCAGAAAAGTGCCCTGCCCATCGCCGGCCTTCCGGTGAACTGTTGCGGTCCAACACCCAGCCCGAACGGACCGCTCGGATCGTTGGCCACCCTGTCCGCCTTCAACTCGCACAAGGTAAAGCGAAGCATTTTCGGCAACCGTAACAAACTAACGATCACTAAGCTTTGAAGTTTCGCCAGTAACAAtcgtgtttttttgttgttgtttgtgtTGCGTGTGGCTGTAACACGTTTGTGTTTAGTGGGTAGTGTTTTAGAATTAATCTAGATTAATGGTGGAGCTACAAAACAGAACAGTAGCTGGGTAGACGTGCTAACATATAAAGATACATGTGGAGCTGGAAATATACTTAGATTCACGATACGGAACATTTATTTGCAAACGGAGTTATATTCTGGGAGGACAACTTTATTTGGTTCAATTTTGATGAACTCCAAATGTTCCCTTCttgaaactttgtagaaaatattACCATTTTAAAACTAAACCAAATATAATCCAAAAACGATGATAAACTTTAGATTACACTTTAGAAGAACAGAATTTTTCATTTCTAAATTTACTGCGAGGAGGTATCAACCAGGAGTTCACAACAGAATAGTCACCTACTTCATGGGGAATTTTCAACATGTCGTTGAATAATTTTGTCTCAAATACAAGATTTGCACAGAGTAATAAACCCACAGAGAAACATTACACGATAACTTCAGTTCGTGGAAATTAACACGCTTTCACACTTCGCataaaacaaataacaaaaaagtatgcatccataaattacgtaaggcTCTTAAGAGGGAGACGGGGTACCCTCTAACGTTACGATTCGTTACGCAGGAAAGgagggaggtaagatcagcgttacgcaGCGAAAAAAATTCTTGCCATTCTCTCCGGGAAAGCCAAAATTTAACTACAAAATCAAACATTTTGATTAAACtatgcgaagcaaaagcaaacgTACCAATCGAATGGTCCCGGATTTCAATGGATAGTCtcacattttgaaaaataaatcatagGGATATGAGCACGGGAGCTTATTAAAGACAGAGAATAGGAGAGAGTAACGTACAAGATTAAatgttttcttgctatctttagTGACGGCCCTTACCGTGCAACGCTCATGCTGCTTAAGAAAACCATTGCATAGTTTAGTcaatggtcaattcgagaacaacattcgaattgttGTTCATCGCATCACATAAACTTTCCTAGAACCATGTATAAATTACAAAAATCCATTCccacagacagacggacagtcAATGCAACCTTTCGCTATATagtctgaaatagtatatttttcCGATATTCATGCGTCGGAGTAaggtgctgatactagacacctcgtttaccccccccccccccccccccccccccccccccgtcgcATGGCGATGAAATAGGCaggaaacaaaacaaaagtagTAATAAAGTTTTCCTTAGAAAATTGGGAAACGGCAGGGAAAAATCGGATGAGCGAGCTGTTTTTCTCCAGGGCTTCAGTAAGTAAGgttaaatttgttatttaaaatAAATCTGTCCGGCAGGTAGTTATTTTCTCAGCACGTACTGGTACTTATGTGCTACAAGTCCCTCGCAAAGGTCTAAGAgatttacgcagtttttgcgATCGGACTTCCGTAAGTCGAGCCTCAAATCGGTCaaagttttgtttgttttggccGCGTTGAGACTCCACACCCCGaagtccgatcgagctgaaattttgcatggggactttttttgAGAAAGTGTGTTTTGAGCCCTATCACTAAACGAAggttattttttcataaaaattccatcaacaaatatttatttattcatttcgtcaatcaaGAGTAGAGAATATACAATAATTATAATAttctaatacaatgtttacttacaaactattttttttaattcaataagcgttgcgattgcgtattgagctaaAAAAGTGTTTAAGTTCATGCCGAGACATTGTAAAGTCGATGGTTTCGCAGTATTGATTGTGAGTGGTCTTCGTACGATTCAAGGGGCCGAATTTAgcataatttgtgcggtaatgaTTGGTGGCAGACGTGTTTCGATTTTGAAGTTGTCTAATAGGTGCGTAGAAGtttagcttagataaaagtgtagctggatcaatgcgctgcgaaacgatgtccattacaaatgacactattgcaaattcacgacgctctttcaatgattgtatgtttatgagcatgcaacgtgcttcatacaatggaagaggaaatgatgtccaacctaatttacgaagagcatacaataaaaattgcttttgtactgattctattctttcttcgtgcGTGATTGTATAGGGTTACCATACAATgctgcagtattccagtattgatcttacataggctatatataatgttttgatggtatacggatcctgaaagttgtaacaaaagTGCTTTATAAATCTTAGCATGTTAATAGCTTTGTGGATTAATGTGTTGTAATGGTCAATAAAggttagtttggagtctaagacaactcctaagtccctaactcttTTACAATTTGCTACAATTTGATTTCCTGATGATATTGTAATTCGACAGAATGATATgtggttgcatttttttacatttaactctAGTAAGCTTTTTTACACCAAGCGTAGAATTTgtatatttcattctggaatgcattgatgtctccttcatttcttatttccaaaaagagcttcatatcgtcggcataaattaacacttttagttttttgagaataaaggaaatgtcctTAACGTACAAGATGAAAAGAAGAGGTCCTAAATGAGAACCTTGGGGGACACCCGAAGTAACTAGAATCGGATTTGAGTTTTGTCcgttaaatttaactatttgttggcgattggttaaatatgattcgagcCACATCAGGAGTTCTGGCTCAGGtcccattttttgcaatttgaagggtagcattggtatgtctatgcgatcaaatgccttattgaaatctgtgtaaagagcttctacatgtttttcattatccattgcattcaatgaataatttataaattcaagtaaattggcCGATGTTGATCGGCCCTTGAAGAAGCCATTTTGCTTCTTAGTTATTCGGtttttaatttggaaaaatagtttttcatttacaattgcttcgaatagtttaggaatgcaagagatTAGGGTTATTCCACGATAATTGCGTATGTCGGATTTCCGGCCTGATTTGAAAACAGGCACTAGAAACGAGCTTTTTCATTCTAATGGGAAGCATCCATATTCCAGTGACATGTTGAAGAGCCAGAATAATGGAGCAGTAAGTGCCGTTAAGGTTCTACTTTACCTTAATATTGAGAAATAAAATTAAGATCAAAGGCTCAGGGATTTAACCTGGCTACGTCACTGTATCTCACACCACTTCGGCATTAATCAGAATCCACAACATCTTTGTCCGCTGAACATTGATAGTTGATTGAACTtggagaaatagaaaatagaagtataatttaaaaaaaataaattatttttcaaatttttttcatattgcATATTTCATTAGATTTCTTCAGAAGTTCTtctgccgaagacactatactgatcaaacaaaccgttttggctatatttttttgtcaataaaattagatttcccGTTAGCACAAAGAAATTTTTACTGACATTTGAATCCAATTCACTGAGCAGTGTTACCAATAATGatgaaaatattactaaaataaaaacGGTTTGTTAAATAaaatcggtatagtgtctttggtAAAGTTGTAATAGAGAAATAAAATAGTAACGctgtattttcgaaaaaaaaaaacaatataaaaaattgcaataaaatgtATCGGTGATTataacttcttttttttttatttccaagtTCTACCAActatcaatgtttagctaacaATATCGTTAtcgaaaacaatcagaattctAAAAAAGGCTTTATTGATTTATAATGGTTTTGCACTCTTATGAGCAAATGCGATTGCATATGAGCTTATGCTTATGTTTTTTTTAGCTTACCACATAGGGgtgtaaattgaaaattttcgaacgCAAGGGGGatgaaatttgtcccttttaaatgcttataaggCAGTTTCTTTTCAACCGATttgcttcatttttgcagcaatcgattggaaaattatacacgcaaaTTCTGTTGTTCAATTATacgcactattgtactattgaaaaatgttaagccttgtcgaaacaAAAAGTatgtcctctgattggtcgcttgctggctttccctaaaaaggttgACAGAATAGAATACCTAGTTAGCTGTAGCGGATTGCGACAGTAACAGTAGCGGGTTGCGCCACTATCAGCTGGTTTTCCCAATTTActttcggcttaaacaaatcacttggcTGTTGATCACATATATCAGCAGCACCACGGTAGCAGCAAATGTTGCGATTTGCAGGTTGAGGGCTTTGGCCTTCTTCCTGGCGATGATGCTATGATATAATTGTTAGCATTTTAACGATGGTGAATGAGTACAAAGTTTAACTGAAAATCATTTACTCAGTTTAGTTTTGCaactttcaaccaatcacaagctcgttTCTCCTTTGCTTGTTTTCTGCTGCTCGCTAGCTTACTATAAATAGAGGAAGTTCGAACATTAATCACTCATTTTACTTTGAAGGCCGTGTTGCACAGAAAGAGAGCTGCGATGTGTACTTCTCGATGGTTAGACCGCGTCGCACACGCGGTAACAGATGTTATGATATCATTTTCAAACGCTTACAGTGTCTCTACCAGTGCAcagcacagtgttttattttgctgatttcgtgctcaaaattaatagcgtcctcaaatttgattttagtaaTATACTTTATTTGGAGAAGTTTCTTTGTACGTTATTGCGCTTTATTCAGAATGGACGATTTAGTGATTATTTCACCTAAAAgtgatatgaaaaatttattttttcatatgactttgttatttctaaatatagcgttttacaatcttcagcaaaaatataaCCCCATAAAAACCGcacaattttattgaaaatcagaAAACTGAAGGAGATCATGGGAAAGAGTTATGAAAAACATATGAATTTTTAGTCACAGTTTCACACATGACGTCATCTAAAGTGACAACTTTGTTGTCTTCTCcattagtgctgggactttcaaGCGGATTTATTCGTAATCCGGTTATTTGAAGCTCGGATCACAGATAGGTAAACggatactatccggatatccggatattcggatacggataatcgaatagtcggatacccggatttccggatatttactatccggatatccgattttttttctgtcttttgaaggccatttaaataaaaagtaaCGCAAAAAATGGCTTCTTCCACAACCCCCCCACCACCTCGTAACTATTTATTTCATTAAACGGATATCCGACTAtgcgaaaatccggatatcctatcggataatatccggatatccggttgatccggattttggatatttgtcggatatccgaggcCGGGTATCCAGATAtcttaatccggatagtcccagcactattcTCCATTGGGTGTTTCGAATTTTCTTATAAAGCTTCTGGAATTCTTATGAGCGGCTGTTGTAATGGAAATACCAATAAActgttgataattttgaaatattttctcaGTTAAGTCGCGGGAGGAATAAAAAGAACACAGTTTCCTCGGATCCGATGGTAACGGAGGCTGGCCAAAACTTAACACGAAAGAATTGACTGAGGATGCCAAAGTTCTTCTTATTCAATTTT from Wyeomyia smithii strain HCP4-BCI-WySm-NY-G18 unplaced genomic scaffold, ASM2978416v1 HiC_scaffold_24, whole genome shotgun sequence encodes:
- the LOC129733736 gene encoding leucine-rich repeat and fibronectin type-III domain-containing protein 3 isoform X2, translated to MKMLHNLGFLLSTLLLIVRSAVAQCPWQREVPDLQTSCLCAYNLGQELSVQCDQVEFPILVEALDKYARSTPLDLLYINNSTIEKLEANVFENLKLFNVQLSSCDMRKIDDMAFKGQENILKNLNLQDNLLDEVPIRALKILNILNLLDLSKNRIHTIPNDAFNGLAKLSTLKLSDNNVTLAPFAFRGLESSLKNLNLKGTKQKRVPEAVRGLKMLAFLDLSQNGIRELPGSAGMRTFEGLDSLTALNLERNLIQNLGETAFSGVRKTLSSLSLLNNLLAEFPVGAIHSLRELRVLDIGFNLLTALPETAFRGNPAVTLLALDGNPLPTVPEKALLHLNRTLRGLSLGGRFLHCDCKLRWVAEWIRNGDLQVTSRERNPQFCGSPNRFRDRGFYSIQPEELTCPDAEVSLDGPVGIVDSLVPKTTTTPRVTTILTTLPPTTSIGTTNTTVNSSIAVSTTSPTTTSVSSSSPSQETSATNSTTDSTTALTTTTHSTTKQSTAATTKASVTKNWRNNNNSPPHKQRPPLVLGFPPQRGTQIDDSKEVQVKNAFSSRQDSSVIIQWDSDTANILGFRVVYRLFGDKSFKQGPPLEASEREFKIKNVPSAECFIVCVVSLEEISVTPENVPYSQCREVRTVASPASNMDKITIAASAAICGTIAIAVIVFIAATRRQRKRLQSLSQQKSALPIAGLPVNCCGPTPSPNGPLGSLATLSAFNSHKDWDQVSAYSGRSIPRPRIYPMENQAIPDDLRSHVSHFSAVGGKVGKARSIADGQSHHSFSNHSQRGYLGSAFPSNLVNSRPEILTELRQSRQSLAAASERMSRASYAGSIVGPAHSIASSTRRTRPRSRSREQLNGTHVHSHQHRPGSR